In Panulirus ornatus isolate Po-2019 chromosome 9, ASM3632096v1, whole genome shotgun sequence, one genomic interval encodes:
- the Fitm gene encoding acyl-coenzyme A diphosphatase FITM2, producing MPTAASSATKRARPSHQSLRSAKSPIEKGRWAAKGTKPLPEQASVQHVLSLIVVHGCRKVLFIQTEVKITLYSIGLFFGSLICDFLPLPRVYMGQRDNVFNLYFVKVGWAWMVLIVGAFILLTSVTIGCGHREVIKRHMSRLIVSTCLWYFWSQCFFGYVENRTGSCLGRAIIRNKYDCNSGGFHWHSFDISGHAFLLVYINLLIVEEAKAIVGWEGIRDQIRIEDHKRGEVQSDASEDKTPLEGLSAEDMVTLKMNYEQFTPYIRGIFCIMTLMSVLSDVMLTCTIIFFHTMPQKVAGGAIAIATWYLTYKVWFKADASPGLPGSGLFQYQNLKEKTKEAPVRRRTSICKEHKDSLPTFMGMPLYGLKKDKEEKRKDSEREEDKSGLEDFGEVSEVRGLPRNGPYGESGPGRSWRR from the exons ATGCCCACGGCAGCCTCTTCAGCAACAAAACGGGCACGGCCCTCCCACCAGAGCCTGAGGTCCGCCAAGTCGCCCATTGAAAAGGGTCGTTGGGCAGCCAAAGGCACGAAGCCCTTGCCTGAACAAGCATCTGTTCAACATGTCCTGAGCCTTATTGTCGTCCATGGTTGTCGTAAAGTCCTTTTCATCCAAACTGAAGTCAAGATAACGCTTTACTCGATCGGACTTTTCTTTGGGTCACTGATATGTGATTTCCTTCCCCTGCCGAGAGTGTACATGGGTCAGAGAGATAATGTATTTAATCTATATTTTGTCAAAGTTGGTTGGGCATGGATGGTTCTGATAGTTGGAGCTTTCATCCTCCTGACGAGCGTCACGATTGGCTGTGGCCATCGAGAAGTAATAAAAAGACACATGTCTAGATTAATTGTCAGTACATGTTTGTGGTACTTCTGGAGCCAATGTTTCTTTGGCTATGTAGAAAATCGAACAGGGTCATGCCTTGGAAGAGCAATCATAAGAAACAAGTATGACTGTAATAGCGGTGGTTTCCACTGGCATTCCTTCGACATATCAG GACATGCCTTCTTACTAGTCTACATCAACTTGCTTATTGTGGAGGAAGCCAAGGCCATTGTAGGCTGGGAGGGAATACGCGACCAGATACGGATAGAGGACCACAAACGTGGGGAAGTCCAGAGTGATGCCTCAGAGGATAAAACACCTTTGGAGGGTCTTTCTGCTGAGGACATGGTTACACTGAAG ATGAACTACGAACAGTTTACACCATATATCCGGGGCATCTTTTGCATCATGACACTCATGAGTGTTCTAAGTGATGTAATGTTGACATGCACCATAATATTCTTCCACACCATGCCACAGAAGGTTGCTGGGGGTGCTATCGCTATAGCAACATGGTATCTAACATACAA AGTATGGTTCAAAGCTGATGCATCCCCTGGTTTGCCTGGTTCTGGTCTGTTCCAGTATCAGAATTTAAAAGAGAAAACTAAAGAAGCTCCAGTCAGAAGACGTACTTCAATCTGCAAG gaACATAAAGATAGCTTACCTACTTTTATGGGGATGCCTTTATATGGCCTGAAAAAGgataaagaggaaaagagaaaagattcaGAACGAGAAGAGGATAAGTCTGGTCTTGAGGATTTTGGAGAGGTATCTGAAGTACGGGGTTTGCCTAGGAATGGACCTTATGGTGAATCTGGCCCAGGTAGATCTTGGAGGAGgtag